A genome region from Gouania willdenowi chromosome 9, fGouWil2.1, whole genome shotgun sequence includes the following:
- the LOC114470061 gene encoding LOW QUALITY PROTEIN: cytosolic phospholipase A2-like (The sequence of the model RefSeq protein was modified relative to this genomic sequence to represent the inferred CDS: inserted 1 base in 1 codon) codes for MASSLLLLLLLCTASVSAQLRIFGLRARGLPSDLLGTTDGYVKVFIGTTIXGQTSVRHNNANPWWDEEFAYFKVQENDLLRLEVHDDDFLFDDLLGVCQRPVKEGTHTHECYLEKKGTLFYTYTLSGDNQ; via the exons ATGGCCTCCTCTctgctcctcctgctgctcctttGCACTGCCTCCGTCTCCGCTCAGCTTCGGATCTTCGGCCTGAGGGCCAGAGGCCTTCCCTCCGACCTGCTGGGAACCACAGACGGATATGTCAAGGTCTTCATTGGCACCACCA CTGGCCAGACGTCGGTTCGTCACAACAATGCCAACCCGTGGTGGGACGAGGAGTTTGCCTACTTCAAAGTGCAGGAGAACGACCTACTGAGGCTGGAGGTCCACGACGACGACTTCCTGTTCGACGACCTGTTGGGAGTGTGCCAGCGGCCAGTGAAGGAGGGAACGCACACTCACGAGTGTTacctggaaaaaaaaggaaCGCTGTTCTACACCTACACCCTCAGTGGGGACAACCAGTGA